From Mustelus asterias chromosome 5, sMusAst1.hap1.1, whole genome shotgun sequence, a single genomic window includes:
- the LOC144494105 gene encoding 4-galactosyl-N-acetylglucosaminide 3-alpha-L-fucosyltransferase 9-like, translating to MTSVSSLRIFRTLLISIVILGCVLACLLLYVKPSKSWISAPLESATSVTSVKTPLGKGAEESETIVLIWFWPWSERFDFISCESKFNIRNCRLTADRSLYNKSHAVLFHHADISGDLSNLPKTPRPSFQKWIWLNMESPSLSPKNTRLNQIFNLTLTYRRDSDIEVPYGSLKLNQVPFNFKLPTKSHLVCWVVSHWNNNFARVKYYNEFRKYINISTHGHAFGKRLVRDKLMPTISSCKFYLAFENAIHKDYITEKMYNPLRAGTVPVVLGPPRKNYENYILGDSFIHVDDFHSAKELADYLHKLDGNEDLYMHYFKWRKKYTALEVDFWNEHACKACDNVKQHQEYRSCSNLAKWFWD from the coding sequence ATGACATCAGTATCTAGTCTACGGATTTTCCGCACCCTGTTAATTTCCATTGTCATTTTGGGCTGTGTTTTAGCCTGTCTGTTGCTGTATGTCAAACCATCTAAGAGCTGGATTTCTGCTCCATTGGAATCTGCCACATCAGTCACCAGTGTGAAAACCCCCCTTGGGAAAGGTGCTGAAGAGAGTGAAACTATTGTACTCATTTGGTTTTGGCCTTGGAGTGAGAGATTTGACTTCATTTCTTGTGAATCAAAGTTTAACATCCGTAACTGTCGCTTGACTGCAGATAGGAGCCTCTATAACAAATCCCACGCTGTCCTTTTCCATCACGCAGACATAAGTGGAGACTTGTCCAATCTGCCCAAAACGCCTCGGCCAAGTTTTCAGAAGTGGATTTGGTTGAATATGGAGTCACCGAGCCTCTCTCCGAAAAACACTAGACTCAACCAAATCTTCAACCTAACCTTGACATATCGGCGGGATTCAGATATCGAAGTGCCTTATGGGTCTCTGAAATTAAACCAAGTTCCATTCAATTTTAAACTGCCTACTAAGAGCCATCTCGTGTGTTGGGTTGTAAGTCACTGGAACAATAATTTTGCCAGAGTGAAGTACTACAATGAATTCCGCAAATACATTAATATCAGCACTCATGGTCACGCCTTTGGGAAACGTCTGGTTCGTGACAAACTTATGCCTACCATATCCAGTTGTAAGTTCTACCTTGCCTTCGAGAATGCAATACACAAGGATTACATAACTGAAAAAATGTACAATCCACTGCGTGCTGGCACTGTGCCTGTGGTCTTGGGGCCACCTAGAAAAAACTACGAAAATTACATTCTGGGTGATTCTTTCATTCACGTGGATGACTTCCACTCAGCTAAAGAGCTTGCGGATTACCTGCACAAACTGGATGGTAATGAAGATTTGTACATGCACTACTTCAAATGGAGGAAGAAATACACAGCTTTGGAGGTTGATTTCTGGAATGAACATGCATGTAAAGCATGTGACAATGTAAAACAACATCAAGAATATAGATCATGTTCCAATTTAGCAAAATGGTTTTGGGATTGA